From the genome of Ammoniphilus sp. CFH 90114, one region includes:
- the nth gene encoding endonuclease III, producing the protein MNKKNMLRILDTLKDMYPDAHCELNHENAFELTIAVLLSAQCTDKKVNQVTEKLFQKYKTPWDYLSVPLEELEQDIKQIGLFRSKAKNIQKLCKVLIDEHQGEIPREHEQLTKLAGVGRKTANVVVSNAFGVPAIAVDTHVERVSKRLGVCRWKDSVLEVEKTLMKKIPKEEWTQTHHRLIFFGRYHCKAQSPSCEICPLTDLCREGKKRMKDRP; encoded by the coding sequence ATGAATAAGAAAAATATGCTGAGAATATTAGACACACTTAAGGATATGTACCCGGATGCCCATTGCGAGCTCAACCATGAGAATGCCTTTGAATTAACGATTGCAGTGCTGCTTAGTGCTCAATGTACAGATAAGAAGGTCAATCAGGTGACGGAAAAATTGTTCCAAAAATACAAGACTCCCTGGGATTATCTGTCTGTTCCGCTAGAGGAACTAGAGCAGGATATCAAACAGATTGGTCTCTTTCGCAGTAAGGCCAAAAATATTCAAAAGCTGTGTAAGGTTTTAATAGATGAACATCAAGGAGAAATCCCGCGTGAGCATGAGCAACTGACGAAGCTTGCGGGAGTGGGAAGAAAGACCGCTAATGTCGTTGTTTCCAATGCCTTCGGTGTTCCTGCCATTGCGGTAGATACTCATGTAGAGCGGGTAAGTAAACGATTAGGGGTTTGCAGGTGGAAGGATAGCGTTTTGGAGGTTGAGAAGACCCTAATGAAAAAGATCCCTAAGGAAGAGTGGACCCAAACTCATCATCGCCTTATCTTCTTTGGTCGCTATCATTGTAAAGCCCAGTCTCCCTCATGCGAAATTTGTCCTCTTACAGACCTGTGTCGAGAAGGGAAAAAACGAATGAAGGATCGGCCATGA